The Sorangiineae bacterium MSr11954 DNA segment TGGCCGATGTTTCGCTGTCCGTCCTGTATTTGCCATTCGAAATTTGCTTGCAGCTGGTCACCTTGGCCAGCAATTGGGCCGCGGTCGGCCCCGCGGCAGCGGCGCCCGGCTCGCCCGTGAGCGGTTCGTCCTCCGTGGAAATGTTTTCGGCGGGCGCGCTGCTGCACCCGATGGCGCTGACGAGCAAGGTGGAGAAAAGAAACACCCCGTATGCCGCACGATGGGAGCGCAAAAACATGGTGGGTCTCCTTGGTGGCTGCTGCGTTGCGGTGGGCGCGGGGCGACGTTGAAAAAGACCGCCCTTTCGCGCGGATCTATTTGTTAAGAAAGTTTCCTAACTTGTACAAGACTGATCGCACCGATCAGGCACGTGATCGTCTGGATCATGTAGGCGCACTGCGGCGAACCGAGCGCATTGGTCCGATTGTGGCGCGATTGTGCTGAAATTTCGCGCAATGGCCAATTGGTATCGCCATTGCTCTAGCCATCGCGACGTGATTGCACATCGAACCGCCGTCGCCTCGAGCCATCGTCGCCTCGGACCGCTGCCGCCTCGAGCCGCCGCCGCCTCGAGCGGCCGTCGCCTCGAGCACCCCACCAGGAGCGCGCCATGATCCGTAAATTCTCATCGTCTTCGCCGGCCTCGATGGTCACGTCGGGAGGCTTTGCCGGCAAGCGCCTGGAGGTCGACCCATCGAGCGACTTCGATTCCACCTCACCGGAACCCATCGACGACGCCATCGCGTCCGATTGGATCACGGGCACCTTCCGATTCGGCCGCCCGCGAAAGCCCATCGCCGGGCGACCCAAGAGGCGCTTCGGGGCAGGGATTCGATGTGCATGATCTCCGTACCGCGAGCGTGAGCGGGCGGCGAGCGATGAGCGGTGACGATCCGACCCGACACGCGATCGTCCCGCTCGGTGCCCTGGGAGTCCGGCACTTGGAGGGCTCGCCGCTCGCTTACGCTCGCGGTACGGAGACTCGACGCGTAGCACACGCACACGTGGCGCGCCGTTCGATCCCTTCGCGCGTCACGTGAGGTGGAGTTTTTTCAGCGCCGCCTGCACCGAGGTGGGAAAGTCTTCTTCGGCGAGGTTCACGTTGCGGGTCGGCCGCGCCCAATCCTGACCGGGGGCGCCTTCGTCGGCCATCCTCGCCAATGCGGCCCTAGGCGGCCCCGATTTGCGCTACGCACACGATGTGAAGCTCACGCAGCTCAATGCGCTCCTGGCGTTCGTGACGGTGGCCGAGAAGCGCGGATTTTCGGCGGCGGCGCGGGCGCTCGGGGTTTCGGCTTCGGCGCTGAGTCAGTCGGTGCGGTCGCTGGAGGATCGGGTGGGTGTGCCTCTTTTGGTGCGCACCACGCGGAGCGTCAATGTGACGGAGGCCGGGAGGCGGCTCTTGGAGCGGAGCGCGGGTGGGTTGCGCGAGGCGCTCGATGCCATCGACGAAGCGGCGAGCCGAGGAGGGGAGGTGCAGGGCAAGCTCCGGATCAGCGTCCCTGGGATTACGATCCCCATCCTCGTCGAGCCGCTGCTGCCCTTGCTCGTGCAGTCGCACCCGGGGCTCGAGCTGGAGATCAGCGTCGATGACCGCTTCGTCGATTTGATCGCCGAGGGCTACGACGCGGGCTTCCGTTTGGGCGAAGCGATCCACAAGGACATGGTGGCCATTCGCGTCACCCCGCCTTTTCGGTTCGTGGTCGTGGGCTCGCCCGCGTATTTGACCCGCAAAGGCCGGCCCAAAAAGCCGCGCGATCTGCTGAAGCACGAGTGCATCGGCTACCGCGGTATGACCTCGGGCGCCCTCTATGCGTGGGAGTTCCAACAAGGAAAACGCGAGCTGGAAATCGCCACCCGCGGCTCGGTCGTCTGCAACGACGCGCGCATCATGGTCGCGGCCGCGCTTCGCGGGCTCGGGCTCGCCTACCTCCACGAACAGGCCGTCGCCGCCCACCTCGCGGAGGGCCGCCTCGAGATCGTCCTCGAGGCGTTCGCGCCCTCCGTTCCGGGCCTCTTCCTGCATTGCCCCGCGCGCGCCCAAACCATCCCCAAGGTGCGCGCGCTCATCGACGCGCTTCGCGCCCTCGCGTCTTCGCCGTAGCCCGGGTGAGGTCGCGCCGTCATCGCAAGATATGGCGCGCTAGGTCGACGGGCCGCCCAGCGCCTGATCCACTTGCGGATCGCGCAGCCGGTCGGTGAACCAGTTGGGGTAGTACGACGCGTGCGGGCTGCGCTCGTCGAGGGTCTTCATTTCGGCGGCCGAGAGCTTCACCTGGAGGGCGCCCAGGTTGTCCTCGAGCTGGTGCATCTTGCTGGCGCCGAGGAGCAGGGTGCCCACGCCGGCCTTTTGCAGCAGCCACGCCAGCGCCACCTGCGCCACCGACGCTTGGTGGACTTGGGCGATGGGGCGCATGGCCTCGACCAGCTGAAAGCCGGCTTCTTTGTCGAAGGGCAAAAAGTCGAAGCCCGACAATCGATTGTTCTGGTCCTGCAGGTTCTCGCGCGTGTACTTGCCCGACAAGAACCCCGAGGCGAGCGGGCTCCAAATCAGGGTGCCGATGCCGGCGTCGCGCACGAACGGCAGCACCTCGTGCTCCAGATCCCGACCCACCAGCGAGTAATACATCTGCGCGGCGACGAATCGCGCCCAGCCATGGCGCTCCTGCAGGCCCACGGCCTTTGCCGCTTGCCACGCGGCCCAGTTGGAGTACCCGACGTAGCGCACCTTGCCTGCGCGAACGAGCGAGTCCAGCGCCTCCAAGGTCTCCTCCAGAGGCGTGATGGGATCGAAGCGGTGCACGATGTACAGGTCGATGTAGTCGGTGCCCAGCCGGGTCAGGCTCGCGTCGCACGAGCTCAGAATGTGCCGGCGCGACAGGCCCGTTTGCAGCAAATTCGCGCCCGAGCGCATGCCCACCTTGGTGGTGAGCACCACCTCCTGCCTCCGCGTGCCCAGCACCTGCCCCAAGATCCGCTCGGATCCGCCGTCGGCGTACGCATCGGCCGTGTCGAAGAAGTTGATGCCCGCGGCCAGGGCCCGGTCGACCAGGGCACGCGCGTTTCCTTCGTCGACTTTGTAAATGGAGGGGATGTTGCCTGAGCCGAAGGTCATCGCGCCAAAAGCAAGGCGCGAAACGACGAGACCGGTGTTTCCCAAGCGCGTGTATTCCATGAAGAAGTATCCTTTCCAGTGACCTGGACGGCGCGCCATTCGAGGCGCCCCGCCGTCCGAGCCGGGTGAACTTTGGCCCCGTTCGACTTCAAGGAGAAGACCCGAATGCTGCAAGCATCGTTAAGGCGTCCTTCAAGGCGAAACGAATTGAGCTTGCAGGAAATCTTTCGCGGCCGCAGAACGTACATACTGCGGGCGCACGTGCACCCCAGAGAGAAACCGTGAAGAAACTCGGAAGGACCTTCGGAGGCTGGCCATGACCGCGAGACAAAAGATCGAGGCGCTTACGAACAGCTGGTATGGCTTTACAGCGTTCTCGGCCTTGTTCGCCATTCTGGAAAAAGGGCTCGGGTTCTTCACCCTGGCGTGGGGGTTCATCTGCTTTCTCGCCTCCCTGACCTTCGTGTTCTTCATCGGCCGCCGCCTCCTGGCCAAGGGCGCCGTCACCCGCTTCATCCTCTTGATCTGGTCGGGCTGCGGCACCCTGTTCGGAACGATCGCAGCCGGAAAGCTCGTGCTCTCGTTCTTCGGCGAGCTCTCGTTCGCGGCGCTGCTCGCCGCCGGCATGGCCGTGGCCACCGCCTACATGCATGTGCGCTCCTTCCGCGTCCTCACCGACAGCTCGGTGCGCGCTTATTTCAATTCCTGATTCGCGCGCGGATTGGCTTCGAACGACGAAGCCGTGATTCGCTCGAGCTACTCGAAACGCTCGCGCTCCAAAATGCGGGACGCCGCCGGGTGTGATCCTTGACACCCCATCGGCTGTCCCGCATATCTATTTCCATTGACCGGGACAGTGTCCCGTTAATCGGGACAGCGCCCGTTCACCCAAAAACAAGCCGTCCGCCAAAAGCATCTCCTCGCGTGCGGGGTTCGGAGAAGGCCATGGATCTGAATTTCACAGCCGAAGAGCAGGCATTTCGCGACGAGGTGCGCGCGTTCGTGCGCGCGAATCTGCCGCCCGCGTTGTCGGAGAAGGTGCTTCACGCCAAGCACCTCACCAAGGACGACACCCTCGAATGGCACCGCATCCTCCACCGCAAAGGCTGGATTGGTTACAGCTGGCCGCGCGAGTTCGGCGGCACCGGGTGGAGCCCCGTGGAGCGCCATATCTTCGAGGAGGAGTGTGCCCTCGCGGGCGCGCCCACGCTCTTGCCCTTTGGCCTGCACATGGTCGGCCCGGTCATCATGGCCTTTGGCAGCCCCGCCCAACACCAGCGATTCTTACCGCGCATTCTGTCGGGTGACGATTGGTGGTGCCAGGGCTACTCGGAGCCCGGCTCCGGCTCGGATCTCGCGTCGCTCCAAACGCGCGCCGAGCGCAGAGGCGATCGCTACGTGGTCAACGGCGTCAAGACGTGGAACACCTTGGGCCAATATGCCAATTGGATCTTCTGCCTGGTGCGCACCGATCCTCAGGCGCGGCCGCAGGCGGGGATCTCGTTCTTGCTCATGGAGATGAGCTCACCCGGGATCGAAGTGCGCCCCATCCGCATGCTCGACGGCGCCCACGAGGTGAACGAGGTGTGGCTGGAGAACGTGGAGGTGCCGGTGGAGAACCTCGTCGGCGAGGAGAACAAAGGCTGGACGTACGCCAAATACCTCCTCGGCCACGAGCGCACCGGCATCGCCGCCGTGGGCCGCTCCAAGCGCGAGCTGCTCCGGCTCAAACGCATCGCCAACGAGCAGCGCCAAGGCGGCCGCCCGCTCCTCGAAGATCCGCGCTTCCGCGATCGCATCGCGCAGATCGAGATCGAGCTGATGGCGCTGGAGATCACCTGCCTCCGCGTGCTGGCCGCCGAATCGGAGCGGCGCCATCGGCCGGCGCCCGAGGCGTCGCTGCTCAAGATTCGGGGCTCGGAGATTCAGCAATCCATCTCGGAGCTGATGCTCCTGGCCGTGGGGCACCATGCGATGCCGTATTTGCCGGACGCCCTGGAGGCCGGGTGGGAGCCCGATCCCTTGTTGGACGACTCCCATGCATCCCTCGCCGGGCGCTATTTCAACGAGCGCAAGGTGACCATTTACGGCGGCTCCAATGAAATTCAACGAAACATCATCGCCCAGATGATCCTCGGGCTCTAGGCGCGGCGCCCAGGGAGATCCACCGACCATGGACTTTCAATTCACCGAAGAGCAAAAGCAGCTGCGCGATGTCCTCGATCGCTTCATCGCCAAAGAATACGGCTTCGAGACGCGCCGTCAGATCGTGAAAGAGCCGCTGGGGTTCCGGCGCGCGACCTGGGAGAAGTTCGCGGAGCTGGGCCTGCTCGGGCTCACCATCCCCGAGGCCCACGGAGGGTTCGGCGGCGGCGCGGTGGACACGCTCCTCGTCATGGAGGCCTTCGGCCGCGGGCTGGTGGTCGAGCCGTACCTGTCCTCCGTCGTCCTCTCGGGCGGGCTCTTGCGCGAATTGGGGAACGAGGCGCAAAAGAGCGAGCTCTTGCCGGCCATCGCCGCGGGGCAAAAGCTCTTTGCGTTTGCCCACTACGAGCAAGGCAGCCGCTACGAGCTGGAGCACGTGTCCGCGCGCGCCGCACGCAAAGGCCCCGCCCAGTACGCGCTCACCGGCAAGAAGACGGTGGTCCTGCACGGCGGGAGCGCCGATCGCTTCATCGTCTCCGCGCGCACCTCGGGCGAGGCGGGCGACGCGGAGGGGATATCGCTGTTCCTCGTCGATGCCCGCGCGCCCGGGGTGAGCCTTCGCGACTACCCCACGCAAGACGGACAGCGCGCGGCCGAGGTGGCGCTGGACGCGGTGACCGTCGCGGACGAGGCGCGCCTCGGCGAGGAGGGGCGGGCGCTCCCGGGCATCGAGCGGGTCGTCGATTTTGCCATCGCGGCGCTGTGCGCGGAGGCGGTGGGGTGTATGGGCGCGCTCAACGCGCAGACCCTCGAGTACGTAAAGACGCGCAAGCAGTTCGGCGTGCCGATCGGCAAGTTCCAGGTCCTGCAGCACCGCATGGCCGACATGTTCATCCACACCGAGCAAGCGCGCTCCATGTCGTATCTGGCCGCGGTCAAGGTCCACGCTTCGGATCCGGCGGAGCGGCGCCGCGCCCTCTCGGCGGCCAAAGCTCTGGTCGGACAATCGAGCCGCTTCGTGGGCCAACAGGCGATCCAATTGCACGGCGGCATGGGGGTCACCGACGAGCTGGAGGTCAGCCACCATTTCAAGCGGCTCACGGCCATCAATTTGACCTTCGGTGACGCCGAGCACCACCTGGCTCGCTTCAGCGACCAAATGGAACGCCGGGGGCGGGTCGATGGATAAGATCATCGACCGGCGCGATCTCGACTTCGTCCTCTACGATCTCTTGCAGGTCGAAGAGCTCACGCGCTACCCGCGCTTCGCCGAGCACTCGCGCCAGACCTTCGCCAGCGCCATCGGCACCGCCCTCGCGATCGCCGAGCAGAAGTTCGCCCCGTGCAACCGCAAATGCGACGCCAACGAGCCGCACTTCGACGGGGAG contains these protein-coding regions:
- a CDS encoding LysR family transcriptional regulator; protein product: MRYAHDVKLTQLNALLAFVTVAEKRGFSAAARALGVSASALSQSVRSLEDRVGVPLLVRTTRSVNVTEAGRRLLERSAGGLREALDAIDEAASRGGEVQGKLRISVPGITIPILVEPLLPLLVQSHPGLELEISVDDRFVDLIAEGYDAGFRLGEAIHKDMVAIRVTPPFRFVVVGSPAYLTRKGRPKKPRDLLKHECIGYRGMTSGALYAWEFQQGKRELEIATRGSVVCNDARIMVAAALRGLGLAYLHEQAVAAHLAEGRLEIVLEAFAPSVPGLFLHCPARAQTIPKVRALIDALRALASSP
- a CDS encoding aldo/keto reductase, with protein sequence MEYTRLGNTGLVVSRLAFGAMTFGSGNIPSIYKVDEGNARALVDRALAAGINFFDTADAYADGGSERILGQVLGTRRQEVVLTTKVGMRSGANLLQTGLSRRHILSSCDASLTRLGTDYIDLYIVHRFDPITPLEETLEALDSLVRAGKVRYVGYSNWAAWQAAKAVGLQERHGWARFVAAQMYYSLVGRDLEHEVLPFVRDAGIGTLIWSPLASGFLSGKYTRENLQDQNNRLSGFDFLPFDKEAGFQLVEAMRPIAQVHQASVAQVALAWLLQKAGVGTLLLGASKMHQLEDNLGALQVKLSAAEMKTLDERSPHASYYPNWFTDRLRDPQVDQALGGPST
- a CDS encoding acyl-CoA dehydrogenase family protein; this translates as MDLNFTAEEQAFRDEVRAFVRANLPPALSEKVLHAKHLTKDDTLEWHRILHRKGWIGYSWPREFGGTGWSPVERHIFEEECALAGAPTLLPFGLHMVGPVIMAFGSPAQHQRFLPRILSGDDWWCQGYSEPGSGSDLASLQTRAERRGDRYVVNGVKTWNTLGQYANWIFCLVRTDPQARPQAGISFLLMEMSSPGIEVRPIRMLDGAHEVNEVWLENVEVPVENLVGEENKGWTYAKYLLGHERTGIAAVGRSKRELLRLKRIANEQRQGGRPLLEDPRFRDRIAQIEIELMALEITCLRVLAAESERRHRPAPEASLLKIRGSEIQQSISELMLLAVGHHAMPYLPDALEAGWEPDPLLDDSHASLAGRYFNERKVTIYGGSNEIQRNIIAQMILGL
- a CDS encoding acyl-CoA dehydrogenase, with amino-acid sequence MDFQFTEEQKQLRDVLDRFIAKEYGFETRRQIVKEPLGFRRATWEKFAELGLLGLTIPEAHGGFGGGAVDTLLVMEAFGRGLVVEPYLSSVVLSGGLLRELGNEAQKSELLPAIAAGQKLFAFAHYEQGSRYELEHVSARAARKGPAQYALTGKKTVVLHGGSADRFIVSARTSGEAGDAEGISLFLVDARAPGVSLRDYPTQDGQRAAEVALDAVTVADEARLGEEGRALPGIERVVDFAIAALCAEAVGCMGALNAQTLEYVKTRKQFGVPIGKFQVLQHRMADMFIHTEQARSMSYLAAVKVHASDPAERRRALSAAKALVGQSSRFVGQQAIQLHGGMGVTDELEVSHHFKRLTAINLTFGDAEHHLARFSDQMERRGRVDG